A genome region from Pyrenophora tritici-repentis strain M4 chromosome 9, whole genome shotgun sequence includes the following:
- a CDS encoding quinic acid utilization activator, which produces MLAQSQAKRRSAPQPEEKPAKRTRISRACDQCRLAREKCDGVQPACSTCSGASRQCSYTANPKKRGIQPGYIRTLELALAWLFQQNAENEVALNEKLAKEGASSLLLSRDSKESNKLHRRWRKAKFYTNVDKQLSGGETSRHEQPDDLSHSSDEGSDAEEAPVANGGHRRERSEHAPAVTVSPGLQHPSTAPQVHTTRPSALMPTDSYKLFEVYFTHIQSWLPICEKHDVLKSAYSYPLQGLLAISEQPDSGSYAELWSILAIASLYDTSTNSESSLNTPSAMAVKSYENAKSIIPSELGHFEAGHITALLNLAVFNMAQSQTGAAWLLIGCASRALKIMDQPSLLTNPRHKHIHYGCFLLENMIALQLDQRPYVRKAELNYLGAIDENGLEEWQPWSGFGDPSPDGRRTPLLALSTFNSILELIDILSSIQKPDTTSQKDTVRERLERWKAFLPTQLACVDIESPLPCLTPPLALLQATYHVACFATNPSDLRLKRLFDILEQCRQQLGPQRIPPPIKCLLEYIRRQAAYSGLNDANRTRLQKLREKIMAQWPKQQIPNTTQTHESTFIPFRDQRNALKTANPDPLQSIFPDNSSVAQLPADTHNVFFTDTHSTIEPLLIAASTSQSDTLYPEPIHDLESFFDELASLDRVTRPDNQPQFMQNLGFGPEASMADLFSEYIPMQSSSFATSDVTPPVQFDQYGFYNGG; this is translated from the exons ATGCTTGCACAAAGCCAGGCAAAGCGCCGTTCCGCGCCTCAGCCGGAAGAGAAGCCTGCCAAACGT ACCCGGATATCAAGAGCATGTGACCAATGTCGCCTCGCACGTGAGAAGTGCGATGGAGTACAACCAGCATGCTCCACCTGTTCTGGAGCTTCAAGACAGTGTTCCTATACGGCAAATCCCAAGAAACGAGGTATACAGCCTGGCTACATCCGTACTTTGGAACTGGCACTTGCGTGGTTATTCCAACAAAACGCAGAAAACGAGGTTGCTCTGAACGAAAAGTTGGCAAAAGAAGGCGCCTCTTCACTGCTACTAAGCCGGGATTCGAAAGAGTCCAATAAGCTTCACAGGCGATGGCGCAAAGCAAAGTTCTACACGAATGTGGATAAACAGCTATCTGGTGGAGAAACTTCGAGGCATGAACAACCTGATGATCTCTCTCATAGTAGTGATGAAGGTTCCGACGCTGAAGAGGCTCCAGTCGCCAACGGTGGTCATCGTAGGGAACGTAGTGAGCATGCGCCAGCTGTTACCGTCTCTCCTGGTCTACAACATCCGTCTACGGCGCCACAAGTACATACAACACGCCCGTCAGCGTTGATGCCAACGGATAGCTACAAGCTTTTCGAAGTCTACTTCACCCACATCCAATCTTGGCTTCCAATATGTGAGAAGCATGATGTGTTGAAATCTGCCTATTCATACCCGTTACAGGGCCTCCTCGCAATATCCGAACAACCGGATTCTGGCTCGTATGCTGAGTTATGGAGTATCTTGGCAATTGCCTCGCTATATGATACGAGCACGAACTCCGAAAGCTCACTAAACACTCCTTCAGCAATGGCAGTCAAGTCGTACGAGAATGCAAAGTCTATAATACCCAGCGAATTGGGTCATTTTGAAGCTGGGCATATCACAGCACTTCTAAATTTGGCAGTCTTCAATATGGCACAATCACAAACCGGAGCCGCTTGGCTTCTCATCGGTTGTGCTTCGAGAGCCTTGAAAATAATGGACCAGCCTTCACTCTTGACTAACCCTAGACACAAACATATACATTACGGCTGTTTCCTGCTAGAGAACATGATTGCACTCCAGCTCGACCAAAGACCATATGTTCGAAAAGCCGAGCTCAACTATCTCGGTGCCATTGATGAGAACGGTCTAGAGGAGTGGCAGCCATGGTCAGGATTCGGTGACCCGTCGCCTGATGGAAGGAGGACGCCCCTACTAGCTCTCAGCACGTTCAACAGTATCCTCGAACTTATCGATATACTCTCCAGCATCCAGAAGCCAGATACTACATCACAAAAAGATACCGTCCGCGAACGTCTTGAGAGGTGGAAAGCGTTTCTGCCTACACAACTAGCATGCGTGGATATCGAGTCACCATTACCCTGTTTGACTCCACCACTGGCTCTGCTGCAGGCAACGTATCATGTTGCTTGCTTCGCTACGAATCCTTCCGACCTGCGTCTCAAGAGGCTATTTGATATCCTAGAGCAGTGCCGCCAACAGCTGGGGCCTCAACGCATACCACCTCCCATCAAGTGCTTGTTGGAATACATTCGCAGACAGGCTGCTTATTCGGGTCTAAACGATGCCAATCGTACACGTTTGCAGAAGCTGCGAGAGAAGATCATGGCACAATGGCCAAAACAACAGATCCCGAACACTACGCAAACACACGAGAGTACATTTATACCCTTCAGGGACCAAAGAAATGCTTTGAAAACAGCAAACCCAGATccactgcaatcgatctTCCCCGATAACTCATCTGTGGCTCAATTACCCGCCGATACCCACAACGTTTTCTTTACAGATACGCACTCAACTATCGAACCTCTTCTCATAGCAGCTAGCACCTCACAATCAGACACACTTTATCCAGAACCCATCCACGATCTTGAGAGCTTCTTCGATGAGCTGGCGTCGCTAGACAGAGTAACCAGACCGGACAACCAACCGCAATTTATGCAGAACCTTGGATTCGGGCCTGAGGCTAGCATGGCTGATTTGTTCAGCGAATACATTCCCATGCAGTCATCTTCGTTTGCTACGAGCGATGTTACACCGCCTGTTCAATTCGACCAGTACGGGTTTTACAACGGGGGTTGA